The Streptomyces sp. NBC_00236 DNA window GTCGCCGGTGCCGTCCGGCAGCGGACCGCTGTCGACGACGTGCAGGCTCCCGTCGGCGGCGGGTACCACCTCGTAGGAGCCCTGCACCGGACCGACCGAGGGGTGGCCGCACTCCACGCCGGTGTCGACCACGCACACGCGTACGCCCGCGCCGTCCGACCACGCCGAGGGGTCGGGGGGCGGGGTGTCCGCCAGCAGGGCGAGGTCCTCGGGCGTACGGTCGCGCAGGCTCCAGGTGAGCCCTCCTGCCGTCCCGGTGATCATGGGGTCCTTCCTTCCGGCCCGGCCCGGCGGCCGGTGCTCCGGTCCGCGGCCTCGCTGTCGTCGGCGAACGCGGCCGCGCGGTCCGCGCCGAGCCGGTGTCCCTTGGCGGCGAAGTGCTGCTGCGCCGTGCGGGCCGCCCGCGCCGCGTCGCCGTGCCGGTCCAGCGTGCGCAGCGTGTGGGCCCGGTCGAGGGCCGCGGTGCCGCGGACGACCGGGGAGTCCGTGTCGGCTGCCGCGGCGGTCGCCCGGCCCGCGCCCGCCCGCGCCGCGGCCGGGTGCCCGGTGAGGGCCAGGGCACGGGCCCGCAGGCCCTCCGCGTCGGCGGACTCCGCCGGAGGCAGACCGGCCTCCTGAGGGTCCGGCAGAGCCAGTGCCGGCGCCGGATCCCCCCGGTCCAGCAGGATCCGGGCCCGCTCGCGGGCGATGCCGGGCAGCGCACCCGTGACACCGAGGTCACGGCCCGCGCGGGCGGCGTCGTCCAGCAGTTCGAGCCTGCGGTCCGGCGTCCCCGTCAGCGCCTCGACCTCGGCGGCGAAGAGGGGAACGAACAGCGCGCTCTCGGCGTAGCCGAGGCCGCCTGCGAGCCGCGCCGCCTCGGCCAGCCTCTCCCGTGCCTCGTCGTGGCGGCCCTGCAGAGCCAGGAGTACGGCCAGCGGGCAGGCCAGGGTGGCGCGGACGGTCGGCCGGCCGGCGCCATGGGCCGTCAGCAGTTCCTCGCAGCGTGCGACGGCCCGCCCGACCGGGGTCGGGCCCCGCCACAGCGAGATGCCGACCGCGCCGAGCGCCAGGGCCCGTTCGGGTTCCGCGTCGGCGCGGCCGGCGTGGTCCAGGGCCTGCCGCAGGAGTGCCTCGGCTTCGGCGTGCCGTCCCCGCCGCTGCCGGTCCTGGGCGATGCGGACGCAGGCGCGTGCGATGCCCTGGTCGTCGCCCGCCACCGTGAAGAGCGCGAGGGCCGCCTCGGCCACCTCGGTCGCGGCCCCGTGCCGGGGGTCGAGGGCCGTCAGGGCGAGCCGGGCATGGGCCGCGCCCAGCCGGTCACCGGCCCGGTCCGCCGAGTCGAGCGCCCCGGCCAGCAGTTCCCGGCCCCGCACCGGCTCACCGCGGGCGACCTTCGTCTCGCCGAGCCGGCGGGCGGCCTCGGCTGCGGCGGGTTCGCCGGGAGCGGCCAGGTCCAGACCCTGGGTCAGGAGATCGTCGGCCCACGGCAGGTCGGAGCGCGCCAGCGCGGCCGCGCCGGCCCGGATGAGCAGGCCGGCGGCACGCGTACGCAGCACGTCGGTGTCGGCATCCCGCATCCCCAGTTCGGCGAGCAGACGGTGGGCCCGGGCCAGGTGGGTGCCGACGGCGGCGTCACCCGCCTCGTGCCGGACGAGGACGCCGGCGGCGTGCTCGTGGCGCCGGGCGCGTACCTTCTTGGCCATCCCCCGGTAGGCGGTCTCCTGCACCAGGGCGCTGCCGAACCGGAGTACGGAGCTCATGGCCAGGGTGCGGCCCCCGGGCTCGACGAGGCGCCGTCGTACGAGTCCGCGCAGCAGCCCGGCGGCGGACCCGGCGGGGCAGGAGTGTTCGGCGTCGGCGAGTTCCGTCAGGTCCGCGGGGCGGAACTCGCGTCCCAGGACGGCGGCCAGTTGAAGCAGGGTCCGCTCCTCGGGCGGCAGCGCGTCGATACGGGCGCCGAGCAGCGCGTGCACGGTGAGCGGCAGTTCGTCGCACTGGGCCGCGACGGCTGTCAGGTGTTCCAGGTACAGCGGGTTTCCCTCGGCGCGGTCGAGGGCGCCCTCCAGCACTCCCTGCCGGTGGGCCGCCACCTCGATCAGTTCACCGGCGAGCAGGGCGGCCTCCTCGCGGGTGAGCGGCGTGAGCATGAGCGAGGCGGAGCGCATCCGGCCGCTGCCCCATCCGGGGTGGGCCTCCAGCAGCTCGGGGCGCGCGGCGCACACCACGGCGACGGCCGAGCGGTCGAGCTCGTCCAGCAGCCGCTCCGCCATGTCGAGCAGCGGTGCGGACGCCCAGTGGCAGTCGTCCAGTACGAGCACCACGGGCCGCTCACGGGACAGCCCGTCCAGCAGACAGGCCAGCGCCATGAGGGTGTCGTCGGCCGACGGGCTCGGGGTACCGTCCGCGAGCAGACCGCTCCGGAGCAGGCGCAGTGCCTGTTCGGCCTCGATCCGCTCGTGCACCGGGAGTCCTGCGAGCCCGGCGTCCTCCCCGACGGCCGCGAGTACCTGGCGTACCGCTTCGGCGAGCGGGGCGAGCGTGCCGGTCTCGCCGTACGGGCGGCATCGGCCCTCGCCGTACGCCGGGCAGTCCCGCAGCCACTCGCGCAGCAGGCGCGTCTTGCCGAGACCCGCCTCGCCGTAGACGGTCACCAGGTGCGAACGGGGATCCACCGCCAGTTTGCGGAGCAGCAGGCGGAGTTCGGCCAGTTCCTGCTCGCGGCCGATGAACGGGGTGTCGAAGCGGCGGACGCGCTCGGGGTCGTCCTCGTGCAGACCGACCAGGCGGCGGGCCGGGACGGGGGCGTCCACGCCCTTGAGGGACAGCGCTCCGGCGGATTCGGTGACCGCCGAGGGCCCGGCGGCGCGCAGGGTGGCGGGCCCGATCAGGATCTCGCCCGGGCCGGCGTGCTGCTCCAGCCGGGCGCCGATGTTGACGACCTCTCCGGAGACCAGGGCCTGCCGGGCGGCGGGATCGACGCTCACCACGACCTCGCCCGTGTTCACGCCGATGCGGACGGCGAGCCGCACCCCGTGCTCCCGCTCCAGTTCGGCGTTGAGTCCGTCGAGTCCGGTGATCATCCCGCGGGCGGCGGACAGGGCCCGGTGGGCATCGTCCTCGTGGCGCACGGGGACCCCGAAGACGGCCATCACGGCGTCCCCGATGAACTTCTCCACCGTTCCGCCGTGTTCCTCGATCCGGGCCCGCATCAGCGCGAAGTACCGGAGTGTGACCGTGCGCAGGGTCTCCGGGTCGAGCCGCCCCGACAGGGCCGTGGATCCGACGAGGTCGCAGAAGACCACGGTCACCACCCGGCGCTCCTCGGCCGTCGCGGAGCCTGCCGCGGCCACGCAGGCGGTTCCGCAGCCGGGGCAGAAGGCCGCGCCGTCCGGCGGCGGTTCGGGGCACCGGGGGCACTTCATCCGCAGGGACCCGGTCATCAGAACAGCGCTCCGCCGGCGATCTCGCTGTGCGCCTGCACCTCCGGCTCGGCCGCGTCCAGCCGCTCCTTCAGGCCGAGCAGCAGGGTCAGTTCCTCCGCGCTGAGGTCCTGGAGCACCTCGCGCTGCTCCGGTGACAGGCTGTGCAGCGGGAACCCGGCGTCCTCCAGGGTGCGGAGGCGGTCGCGATCGTGCGCGTGGTCAGTCATGAGCGCTCTCCGATACGTGGGGTGCCGTGGCGATGCGGTCGAACAGCTCGGCGAGTGCGGTGACCGTGTGCAGCGCGCTGACGCCGACCAGGGAGCGCCGGGCGTGGTCCAGCGGCAGCCGGCCGATGAGCCGGTCCAGGTCGGCGCTGTGCCCGTCGTCGAGGTCGGCGTGGAGGCGTACGGTCTCGAACGCGGCCTGCGGCAGTCCCGTCTCGCGTGCCAGCCGGCCGGCCAGTCCGGGCGCCGGCGCGTTGCCCTCCAGTACGGCGATGTAGCCGAGCAGGGCCACGGGATGGCTGTGCTCGATCCAGTAGTACTGCGCTCCCACCAGGGCGGCGACATGGGCCGGCGGAACGGAACCGGTCAGCTCGGCCGGCGCCGTCCCGGAGGCCTCGGCGTCGGTGAGCAGCCAGTCGTCGTGGCCGCGTTCCTGCGCGGCGTGTTCCCGCAGATAGCGCGCGAGCGGCGGGGTCAGCGGGTCCTGCGGCAGCGCCTCGCACCGGGCGGCGGCGCGCTCCATCAGTGGCACGGAGGCGCGGATGACCTGGTGCATGGCGCGCAGGTAGTGCCGGTACCGGCCGGGGAGCCCGGCGTCGGAGCGCCACATGCGGGCGGCGGCGGCCCTCAGTACGGGCTGCACCAGGGACAGTTCGGTTCGCAGGCTCGCGGCGGCCGACACGTTCACGCGGGAGCCTCCTCGTTCCCGGGGCCGCCGAGCAGCACGAGCGGCGCGTACGGCTCGCTTCCGTACCGCCGCATCAGCACCTCGGCCCCCGCATCGCGCTGGAGCCGGGCACCGAGTGCGTCCATCGCGCCGGCCGCCGGACGGGATCCCGCCCGTACGGCGTCGGCCAGAGCCGCGGGCCGCCCCGCCAGGCCACGGCAGTCTGCGCAGGAGGCGACGCCCGCGGTGCGGATGGTGCGCAGCACGGGTGAGTCCTGGCAGCGGCTTCGTATCCGTGGCCAGTCGTCCGTGGCGATGTGTCCCAGACGCAGATGCCCGGGCACCGGACGGGCGTCCACCACGCCCTGATTGCAGCAGGCCGTCACGGTGCCGTCGAAGGCGACCACCGGCCAGGCCGCCATCGCGCAGGGTGCGGGCTTCGCCCCGGTGCCGTAGGCCTGCACCGTGCGCGCGGCCGCCCAGCCCGCTGCCCGGCCCACCGGTCGGACGTGATTGACCAGTACGGCCGCCCGGTCGCGGAACTCGGCCCGTATGGCCGCGGTGATGTCCGCGAGATACGGGTCGTCCACCGAATGACCGACCACGTGAAAACTCACGTCGATTCCGCTCTCCATGATGCGGTGCACCGCTCGGAAAACCGCCGCACGCGGAACTTCTCGTTCGTGGAATACGTCAATGCTCGCCGAGAAGTGTTCGACATGACCGAGGGCGCGCATGATGCGGTCGGGAACGCGCCCGTCGGCCGCGAAGAACATGCCGCTGAGCACGGAGGTGCGCGTCCCGGCCGAGGCGGCCAGCATCGCGAGTTCACCGACGAGCGCGGGCCGCAGCAGCGGCTCACCGCCCGTGAGCATGAGGATCTCGGGACGGTTCCGGGCGGTGAACCCGCCGACGAAGCGGCGCAGCGCCGCAGCCGGGGTGTCCTCGCCCCGTGGCCCCGATGATGTGGAGCAGTGGGCACAGCTCAGCGGGCACCGCCTGGTGAGGGTGGCGAGCAGCCCGGCAGCCGGAACCGGACGCAGTTCGATGATCTCCGCCAGTCGCATCGCGTCACCTCCGTCGGTCAGCGGGACAGGCGGCGCCAGGGTGCGCGGGAGCGGTTCGGTCGTGGTTGGTGACGGGTTGGGGTCCGGTACGCGGCGCAGGGCCGGCCGGGTGTGCGGGGTCCCGAACCCAGCCTGGCGTTTCACCCTGTTCCATGCAGGTATTGCCGCTTTATCCCTACGGGTGCGTTGCTGCATGCACCTTGAGCCATCCTCGGCCCCATGGCCCCGCCTCCGACTTGTGACCATGCTGTGAAGAACGGAAGGAATTCTCTCGAATTCCCGAAGCATTCACGGCTCCTCGCGGATTCGCTCACCCCCCCGACCGCACCCCGGAGGCTTTCGTGCACGCAATTGCTCTCTCTTCCCCGAATTCCGACGACACCGGCTGGGGAAGGGGTTGAGGAAAATGACCGACACGTTCACCGAAATCCGCACCGGAGAGGCTGACCCCGGTATTCCGCGAGAACGCGCCGACGCGGCCGGTCGCGGCACCGCTCTGCTCCGCATCGACCTCCTCGGCCCCCTGCGGGCCTCCCGCGGCGGCCTGCCTCTGCCGCTCGGCCCGCTCAAGCAACGTCTCGTCCTTGCGGTTCTCCTCACCCGTCCGAACACACCGGTGTCGCTGGAGGAACTGACCGACGCCCTCTGGCCGGACGATCCACCGCGCACGGCCCGCAAGAACCTCCAGGTGTACGTCTCGAACCTCCGCCGGGTACTCGACCCCGGCGACCTCGGCCGGCTCCGCCACGGCCCCGGCGGATACGTCCTGCACCTCACCGCGGACGAGTGCGACAGCCTGCGGTTCGACGAACTGGCCCGGCACGGCGATGCCGAGCTGCGCGCGGGTGCGCCGAGCCGTGCCGCCCTCCTGTATCGCCGGGCCCTGGACCTGTGGCGTCATGCGCCCTTCAGCGATCTCGCGGCCCGTGCCGATGTGCTGCGCGCCGCCGTGGACCGTCAGCACACCCGCCGGCTGGCCGTGTACGAGGCATGGGCGGAGGCGCAGTTGGAGACCGGCGAGCCCGCCCCGGTCGCCGACACCGTGGACGAGATGGTGAGCCGGCACCCTTTGCGGGAACGGCTGCGCGCCGCCCAGGTCACCGCACTGCACCGGGTCGGCCGCAGAACGGAGGCGTTGGCCGCGTACGACGACTGCCGCCAACAGCTCTCCCGGGAGCTTGGCCTGGAGCCCGGTGCGGCGCTTCAGTCGGCCTACCGCTGCGTGCTGGACAGCGCCGCCCCGTCCCGGCCGCGCGGCGGCCCCACCGGGGCCCGGCTGCTGCCGCCGGACCTCTCCGACTTCACCGGGCGGGCGCGGGAACGGGAGGCCCTCAGCGCCCAGTTGGGCTGCGAGGGCGGGCCTCCGGTTCTCCTCACCGGACCGGCCGGCATCGGCAAGACCGCACTCGCCGTGCAGGTCGCGCACCACCTCGCCGCCCGCTACCCCGACGGCGTGGTCGCCACCCGGCTGTGCGCGGAGGACGGGTCCACCCGGCCGTGGTCATCGGTGCTCACGGAGCTGGCCCGTTCCCTGGGCTGCGCCGAACGGCTGCCCACCGACCGGGAGGAGGCCGCCACCGCCTGGCGGTCCTGGCTGTCGGGGCGCCGGGTCCTGCTGCTCCTGGACGACGCACCCGACGCCGCCGCACTCGGCCCGCTGCTGCCACCGTCGGGTCCCACCGCCGCGCTGGTCACCTCCCGGAGCCGGCTGCCCTGTCTGGAGTCCGCGTCCCGCACCGAACTCCCGCCACTGTCCGCCGACGAGGCCCTGCACCTCCTCGGCCGCATCATCGGCCAGGCCCGGCTGGCGGCGGAGTACAGCGCCGCCGAACGCATCGTCGCCGCCACCGGGTTCCTCCCCCTCGCCCTGCGGGCCGGCGGGAACCGCCTCTCCGTGCTGCGCCACATGCCGCTCGGACAGTACGCGGACCGCCTCGAGCACCCCTCCGAGGCGTTGGACGAACTCTCGTCCGGCGGCCTCGGGGTCCGCGCCCGTCTCGCCGGCACCTGGGCGCGGCTGCCCGGCCCCGCCCGGGTCACCCTCCGCGCCCTGGCCGCGCTGCCGGCCCCCGCCTTCTCCCTCCCCGCCGCCGCCCGCGCCCTGGGCCTGGACGGACGGGAGACGCAGCGCGCCCTGGAGGGCCTGATCGACGTCGGCGTCCTGGCTCCGCCGTCCTGTCCGGAGGTGACCGCGCACCGAGGGGCGGACCCGGAGCCCGTGCGCTACGAACTCCCCTGGCTGACCCTGCTGTTCGCACGGGAGCAGGCGGCCCGTCCGGGAACGCCGTGCTAGGGCGTGATTCGGAAGTCCCGCCTGCTCGGCGACGCCTGGCACCTCCCCGAGCTATCGGCTTCGCTCGAGCAGAGGAGGCCCCCTTGCCCGCCGCATTGTCGGGATCACCCCGGTACAACCAGTATCGGGGCGACCCTCCGCCTTGCGACCGCACGCACCGGACGCCGCCGAGCCCGCCCTCCGGGCGGACGGCGCTACGTCCGAAACACGCCCGAGGACCGCGTCGGCCGAGGCACGCCGACGCCGGATCCGGCCATCCTCCCCGAACCGCGAATGCCTCCTCCGGGGAAGCCTGCCGGCCGCCTCCGGCCCGATCGGGGAGAGCGGCAGCCGTGCCGTCCGCGTCCGGTCGGGCGCGGACGGCCGCGATGCGATGCTCAGGCGCTGCCCGGGGCCGGGGCGGAGGACTGCACCCGGGCCAGATAGCCCGCCTGGAAGCGGCTGGCCGCACCCAGTTGCTCCATGATCTCGGCGATGTGCTTGCGGCAGGTGCGCAACGACATCCCCAGGCGCCGGGCCACCATCTCGTCCTTCATGCCCTCCGCCAGCAGCCGCACGATCGCCTGCTTCACCTCGTCCCGCGCGGAACTCTCCGTCCAGGCGGGATGGTAGGGCTCGGCCAGCGACCAGGTGTGGTCGAAGGTGGCGCACAGGTACGCCACCGTGGACGGCTCGTGGATGACGATGGCCGCGTCGAGATCGTCCTGGTGCGGAATGAAGACCGTCTCCCCGTCGAAGGCGACCATACGGCCGAACAGTTCGCTCATCGTCCTGATCTCGGCGCCCTCGTCGGTCATCCGCCGGGCGTACTCCTGCGTGGGCAGGTGGTAGCGGGCCGTGTGCTGGTACAACGTGCGCATCCGCACGCCGCGGCGCAGCATGTCCCGGTCCTGGATGAAGGCCTGCTCCAGCAGCGTCGGGGAGCGGCCCCCTCCGGGGTGGCAGGTGCGGACCTCCTGCCGGCACCTCATGGTCGCCTCGGTGATCATGCCCACGACCGTCTTGAGGTCCGTGACCTCCGTCAGCGGCGGCCGCCCCTGCCAGCGGCGCCGGCTCTCCGCGTAGAACGGTGTCAGGAGGGCCAGCTCGCCCCGGAGCTGGTCGATCTCGGCGAGCTGCCGGCGCAGCCCCGCTTCCTTCGGCGCGACCAGCGCGGCGATGGCCGCGTCCGGGGCCACCGGCACCAGCCGGTCGGAATCCTCGGGCAGGTAACGCAGCAGCAGCAGTCCGGTCAGGGTCGCCACCGCCGAGGCCGCGCTGTCCTCCGTCAGCCCCAGCGTCGGGCCCAGCGTCTTCGCGTCGCACGATCCCTGGTCACTGACCCACCGGAACACCCGGACGGCATCCTCGGACAACTGCGCGCCGGACACCGTCCTGCCGGCCGCCCCGCCACGACCCGGTAACTGGCCGTCCTCACCCATGGCGCCCACCCCTCATCAGCCAGATGGCTCCGCCCCCGCCCGTACAGATGTCTATTGTTCAGATGCGCGGTAGATATTCCCAGACCCCCTGGAAGGAATCACCGTGGAACGAATCAAAGGGGCAATCACCCTGTTCCTGGGACTCCTCACTCTCCTTCTCGGGGGCCGGTTCCGCTCCCGGCGGCACCGCGCCGGTGGTGACGGGGGCACGGCCCGCGACGTGCTCAACCAGCCGCCACGGCCGGTGCGCAGAGACGATGACGACACACCGGCCGTGCCCACACCTCACTGGTGACCGGCCGGCGCGATTGCCCCGCTGGACCGAGTCGGAGGCCGGGACGAACGCGCCCGGCCCCGCCTCCCCTCTCTGCTCCGCTAGCCAGGGCGCACCGGGCGTCAGGGGAATCCGCGGAACCGGTCCGGGTTTCGCCATGGCCGTACCGAAGACGCGGCGCGACCGGTCACGCCGCGCTGTACTCCGTGGGGTTTGATGTACACCGGTCCGATTCC harbors:
- a CDS encoding AAA family ATPase; the encoded protein is MTGSLRMKCPRCPEPPPDGAAFCPGCGTACVAAAGSATAEERRVVTVVFCDLVGSTALSGRLDPETLRTVTLRYFALMRARIEEHGGTVEKFIGDAVMAVFGVPVRHEDDAHRALSAARGMITGLDGLNAELEREHGVRLAVRIGVNTGEVVVSVDPAARQALVSGEVVNIGARLEQHAGPGEILIGPATLRAAGPSAVTESAGALSLKGVDAPVPARRLVGLHEDDPERVRRFDTPFIGREQELAELRLLLRKLAVDPRSHLVTVYGEAGLGKTRLLREWLRDCPAYGEGRCRPYGETGTLAPLAEAVRQVLAAVGEDAGLAGLPVHERIEAEQALRLLRSGLLADGTPSPSADDTLMALACLLDGLSRERPVVLVLDDCHWASAPLLDMAERLLDELDRSAVAVVCAARPELLEAHPGWGSGRMRSASLMLTPLTREEAALLAGELIEVAAHRQGVLEGALDRAEGNPLYLEHLTAVAAQCDELPLTVHALLGARIDALPPEERTLLQLAAVLGREFRPADLTELADAEHSCPAGSAAGLLRGLVRRRLVEPGGRTLAMSSVLRFGSALVQETAYRGMAKKVRARRHEHAAGVLVRHEAGDAAVGTHLARAHRLLAELGMRDADTDVLRTRAAGLLIRAGAAALARSDLPWADDLLTQGLDLAAPGEPAAAEAARRLGETKVARGEPVRGRELLAGALDSADRAGDRLGAAHARLALTALDPRHGAATEVAEAALALFTVAGDDQGIARACVRIAQDRQRRGRHAEAEALLRQALDHAGRADAEPERALALGAVGISLWRGPTPVGRAVARCEELLTAHGAGRPTVRATLACPLAVLLALQGRHDEARERLAEAARLAGGLGYAESALFVPLFAAEVEALTGTPDRRLELLDDAARAGRDLGVTGALPGIARERARILLDRGDPAPALALPDPQEAGLPPAESADAEGLRARALALTGHPAAARAGAGRATAAAADTDSPVVRGTAALDRAHTLRTLDRHGDAARAARTAQQHFAAKGHRLGADRAAAFADDSEAADRSTGRRAGPEGRTP
- a CDS encoding aroma-sacti cluster domain-containing protein; the protein is MTDHAHDRDRLRTLEDAGFPLHSLSPEQREVLQDLSAEELTLLLGLKERLDAAEPEVQAHSEIAGGALF
- a CDS encoding iron-containing redox enzyme family protein, which codes for MNVSAAASLRTELSLVQPVLRAAAARMWRSDAGLPGRYRHYLRAMHQVIRASVPLMERAAARCEALPQDPLTPPLARYLREHAAQERGHDDWLLTDAEASGTAPAELTGSVPPAHVAALVGAQYYWIEHSHPVALLGYIAVLEGNAPAPGLAGRLARETGLPQAAFETVRLHADLDDGHSADLDRLIGRLPLDHARRSLVGVSALHTVTALAELFDRIATAPHVSESAHD
- a CDS encoding radical SAM protein — its product is MRLAEIIELRPVPAAGLLATLTRRCPLSCAHCSTSSGPRGEDTPAAALRRFVGGFTARNRPEILMLTGGEPLLRPALVGELAMLAASAGTRTSVLSGMFFAADGRVPDRIMRALGHVEHFSASIDVFHEREVPRAAVFRAVHRIMESGIDVSFHVVGHSVDDPYLADITAAIRAEFRDRAAVLVNHVRPVGRAAGWAAARTVQAYGTGAKPAPCAMAAWPVVAFDGTVTACCNQGVVDARPVPGHLRLGHIATDDWPRIRSRCQDSPVLRTIRTAGVASCADCRGLAGRPAALADAVRAGSRPAAGAMDALGARLQRDAGAEVLMRRYGSEPYAPLVLLGGPGNEEAPA
- a CDS encoding AfsR/SARP family transcriptional regulator, with the translated sequence MTDTFTEIRTGEADPGIPRERADAAGRGTALLRIDLLGPLRASRGGLPLPLGPLKQRLVLAVLLTRPNTPVSLEELTDALWPDDPPRTARKNLQVYVSNLRRVLDPGDLGRLRHGPGGYVLHLTADECDSLRFDELARHGDAELRAGAPSRAALLYRRALDLWRHAPFSDLAARADVLRAAVDRQHTRRLAVYEAWAEAQLETGEPAPVADTVDEMVSRHPLRERLRAAQVTALHRVGRRTEALAAYDDCRQQLSRELGLEPGAALQSAYRCVLDSAAPSRPRGGPTGARLLPPDLSDFTGRAREREALSAQLGCEGGPPVLLTGPAGIGKTALAVQVAHHLAARYPDGVVATRLCAEDGSTRPWSSVLTELARSLGCAERLPTDREEAATAWRSWLSGRRVLLLLDDAPDAAALGPLLPPSGPTAALVTSRSRLPCLESASRTELPPLSADEALHLLGRIIGQARLAAEYSAAERIVAATGFLPLALRAGGNRLSVLRHMPLGQYADRLEHPSEALDELSSGGLGVRARLAGTWARLPGPARVTLRALAALPAPAFSLPAAARALGLDGRETQRALEGLIDVGVLAPPSCPEVTAHRGADPEPVRYELPWLTLLFAREQAARPGTPC
- a CDS encoding helix-turn-helix transcriptional regulator, producing the protein MGEDGQLPGRGGAAGRTVSGAQLSEDAVRVFRWVSDQGSCDAKTLGPTLGLTEDSAASAVATLTGLLLLRYLPEDSDRLVPVAPDAAIAALVAPKEAGLRRQLAEIDQLRGELALLTPFYAESRRRWQGRPPLTEVTDLKTVVGMITEATMRCRQEVRTCHPGGGRSPTLLEQAFIQDRDMLRRGVRMRTLYQHTARYHLPTQEYARRMTDEGAEIRTMSELFGRMVAFDGETVFIPHQDDLDAAIVIHEPSTVAYLCATFDHTWSLAEPYHPAWTESSARDEVKQAIVRLLAEGMKDEMVARRLGMSLRTCRKHIAEIMEQLGAASRFQAGYLARVQSSAPAPGSA